From Microbacterium rhizosphaerae:
AGCCGGCGCGGTGCCGATCCGCTCCCCCGAGGGAAGAGCCGTCCCCGTCATGCCATCTCCCTCGACGTCACGATCGCATCACGTCCGTTGAACGGACCGCAGATGCGCGGTTAGTGTTCATTAACCTCTCGCCCATGTTAGTGAGGATTAACTGAAATGCCAAGGGGAGCCACCGAGCGCCGCCGCGCGAAATCGGATCGTCAGGCCGCGCTCGTGCGCGAAGCCGCCCGCCTGTTCGCGGACCGCGGCTTCAGCGGTGTGAGTCTCGAGGACCTCGGCGCAGCCGTCGGGGTCAGCGGCCCGGCCGTGTACCGACACTTCGCGAACAAGCAGGCCCTCCTCGGAGCGATCCTGATCGGCGTCAGCGAGGGCCTGCGCGACGGCGGTCGGGCCGTGGTCGCCCAGCACGACGAGGCGCGGCGGCAGCTGGACGCGCTCGTCGACTTCCACGTCGACTTCGCGCTCGACGAGCCCGACGTCATCCGGGTCCAGGACCGCGACCTCGCCAGCCTGTCCGACCGGGACAGGTCGCAGGTCCGTCATCTGCAGCGCGAGTACATCGACACCTGGATCGGGGTGCTGCGGGAGGTTCATCCCGGGCGCTCCGAGGGCGATCTGCGTGTGCGCGCCCACGCCTGCTTCGGCCTCATCAACTCCACGCCGTACAGCCTGCGCGCATCGCGCGCCGCCTCCGTCGACGACGCCGTCGTGCGCGATGTGCTGCACGACATGGCGATCGCGGCGCTGTCCGCCTGACAGCGCCGCGATCGCCGTCGCGCTCAGCGCAGCAGCATCGCCCGTCCGGGCTCCCGCAGAACTCCGGCCACATCGCGCAGGAAGCGTGCGGCCTGCTCGCCGTCGACCAGCCGGTGGTCGAACGACAGGCTCAGGGTCATGACGTCGCGCAGGGCGATCTCGCCCCGGTGCTCCCACGGCTGCCGACGCACAGCACCGAGTGCGAGGATGGCGGCCTCGCCCGGGTTGACGATGGGCGTTCCGCCGTCCACTCCGAAGACGCCCACGTTGGTGATCGTGAACGTTCCGCCGAGCATCGACGCCGGCGTGGTCCGGCCGGCGCGCGCGGTCGCTGCGAGGTCGCGGATCGCGTCGGCGAGGCCGACGAGCGTCAGCTGCTCGGCATCCCGGATGGTGGGGACCACGAGCCCCCGCTCCGTCGCCGCGGCGATGCCGAGGTTGACGTAGCCGAACTCGACGATCTCCCCCGCCTGCTCGTCCCACCGCGAGTTGACGCTCGGGGTCGCGCCGAGCGCAAGGCACACGGCCTTCGCGGCGATCGCCATGATGCCGACGCGGTGACCCTCGAGTGAGCGATCGGCGGCCAGCGAGGCCACGAGCTCGGTCGTCGCGGTCACATCGACCGCGAGGAAAGTCGACGCCTGCGGCGCCGTGAAGGCGCTGCGCACCATGGCATCCGCCGTCGCCCTGCGGACGCCGCGGATCGGCGTGCGGGTCTCGCGCGGCCGCGCGCCGACGGACGTCACGACATCGGGCTCGGAGGCGATCGCCGGGATCGCCTGCGGCGCGGTCATGCGCGCCGCGTAGGCCTCGACGTCGGCGCGGGTGATGATCCCGGTCACGCCGGATGCCTCGACCAGGGCCAGGTCGACGCCCAGGTCCTTGGCGAGCTTGCGGACGGGCGGCGTGGACCGCGGCCGCTCCATCACGGGCTCGGGGGCCTCGCGCCGCGGCATCGCGTCGTGCGGGGCGGCCTCGAGCACCGCCGTGTCGGGACCGGAGGCCGCGCGCGCTCCGCGCGCCCTGCGCTGCGGCCGTCCGCCGGCCCGGGGCGCGGCGCCGTAGCCGACGAGGTTCGGGACCGCCTTCTCCGCCTCCGCGGGTTCGGCGGCCTCGGCGTGCGCCGGCGCCGCCTCGGCGGGCGCATCCTCACCCGTGTCGATCGTGATGACCACGTCGCCGACGGCGAACACGTCGCCCGGCGCGGCGTGCAGCGCCCCCACGGTGCCCGCGTACGGCGATGGCAGTTCGACGACGGCCTTGGCCGTCTCCACCTCGGCGATCGTCTGGTTCAGGCTGACGGTGTCGCCGGGCGCCACGAGCCACTGCACGAGCTCCGCCTCGGGAAGACCCTCGCCGAGGTCGGGAAGCCGGAAGTCCTGACTCATGCCCCCACACCCCCATCGACGGCCGCTGCGCGGTCGGCGGCCTCCGGCGACGCACTCTCCACGGGTGACAGGCTGTTCGGCCGATCCATCACGCGGTCCACCGCATCCAGGATCCGGTCGAGGTCGGGCAGGTGGTACTTCTCGAGCTTTGCGGGCGGGTACGGGATGTCATGGCCCGTCACGCGCACAGGCGCCGACTCGAGGTAGTTGAAGCAGCGCTCGGTGACGCTGGCGATGAGCTCGGCGCCCACTCCCGCCTCGCGGGCCGCCTCGTGCGTGACGACGACCCGTCCGGTCTTGCGGACCGACGCGGTCACCGTCCGGTAGTCGACGGGCGAGAGCGAGCGAAGGTCGATGACCTCGATCGACGTGCCCTCGTCCTCGGCGGCGGTGGCCGCATCCAGCGCCGTCTGCACCTGTGCGCCGTACGTGAGGATCGTCACGTCCCGTCCCTCCCGCGCGACGCGGGCGAGGCCCATGGGTGCGGCGTCGGCGAGCGGCGACTCGAGGTCGACCTCGCCCTTCGTGTGGTAGAGCCGCTTGGGCTCGAAGAAGACGACGGGGTCGTCGCTCGCGATCGCCTGCCGGAGCACGGTGAAGGCGTCCTGCGGGTTCGAGACCGCCACCACGCGCAGGCCCGACGTGTGCACGAAATAGGCCTCGGGAGACTCGGAATGGTGCTCGGCGGCGCCGACACCGCCGGCCCACGGGATGCGGATCGTGATCGGCATGCGCACCCTGCCGGCCGTGCGGTAGTGGAGCTTGGCCACCTGGCTCACGATCTGATCGAAAGCGGGGTACACGAAGCCGTCGAACTGGATCTCGACGACAGGGCGGAAGCCTCGGTACGCGAGACCGACGGCCGTGCCCACGATCCCCGACTCGGCGAGGGGGGTGTCGACGACCCGCGCCGCACCGAACTCGCTCTGCAGTCCGTCGGTGATGCGGAACACGCCGCCGAGCTTGCCGATGTCCTCGCCCATGAGCAGGACGCGGTCGTCGTCCCGCATCGCGCGGCGCAGGCCCTCGTTCAGGGCCTTCGCCATCGTCAGCTGGGTCATCGTGCGACCTCGCCCTCGGCCTCCGCGAACCCGTCCAGGTACGCGCTGAAGTCGGCGATCTGCTCGGCGATCCCGGTGTGCGGCTCGGCGTAGACGTTGTCGAAGACGCTCATCGCCGGCTTCGTCACGGCGCCGAGGCACGCGGCGCGCACCTGGGCGGCCATGTCGTCGGCCGCGGCCTGCACGGATGCCGCGAACTCGTCGCCGAACTCGCCGCGCGAGCGCAGGTACGCCTCGACACGGGTCAGCGGGTCGCGCGCGCGCCAGCGCTCGAGCTCGGCCGCGTCGCGGTAGCGGGTCGGGTCGTCGGACGTCGTGTGCGGACCCATGCGGTAGGTGACCGCTTCGATGAACGCGGGGCCCGCTCCGCTGCGGGCATGTGCCGCCGCCCACCGCATCGCGGCGAGGCAGGCCAGGACGTCGTTGCCGTCGACGCGCATGCTCGGGATGCCGAAGCCCGGTGCCCGGCCGGCGATCGGCGCGGCCGCCTGCACGCGAACGGGCTCGGAGATGGCGTACTGGTTGTTCGTGCACACGAACACGACGGGAGCGCCGAAGGATGCCGCGAACACCATCGCCTCGTTCACGTCGCCCTGGCTGGATGCGCCGTCGCCGAAGTACGTGACCGCGACCTGGTCGGCGCCGTCGCGCTGGATGCCCATCCCATAGCCGACGGCATGCAGCGTCTGCGCGCCGATGATGATCTGCGGAACGGCCGAGTGCATCGTCTCGGGCTCGAGCGTCGAGTGGGCCTCCCCGCGCCAGGACAGGACGAAGTCCGACGGGCGGGCGCCGCGGGCGTAGACCACGCCGATCTCGCGGTAGCTGGGGAAGGTGAAGTCGTCGGCGCGCAGACCGCGCGCGGTGCCGATCTGCGTCGCCTCCTGGCCGCTGCACGGCGCCCACAGACCGAGCTGGCCCTGACGCTGGAGGGCGACGCCCTCGGCGTCGATGCGCCGGAGTACGACCATGTCGCGATAGAGGGCCTGCAGCTGCGCGGCATCCACGTCCGCGATCCACGGGTCCAGGACGGAGTCGGCGATGCGCTCTCCGTCGGCGGTGAGCAGTCGTGCGACGTCGTCGATGTCGGCGCCGAGTTCGGCTGCGGGGGTGAGGGTGTGCACCATTGTCGTGACCTCCATTCCGCATCGGCCTCTTGGGCTCCGCGGGTCGTCATCGGCCTCTTCGCCGACCTGATACGAGCGTACGTCCGATATGCACCCCGCTCAAGCATGTCCGTTTTGCTTGAGCATGTTGCCCATCACTGGTCCCCGGACGCGTGCTAAAGTTGCGCATCATGAGCAACTTGGACCGCGTCGATCTCGAGCTCCTCAGCGCGCTCTCAGCGGATCATCGGGCGACCGTCGTCGCGCTCGCCGATCGCCTCGGGCTCTCCCGCAACACCGTCCAGGCGCGCATGGCCCGACTGGAGCGCGAGGGGGCGTTCCTGTCGTTCGAGCGGGCCGTCTCCACGAAGGCGCTCGGGTTCCCGATCGAAGCCTTCATCCACGTCACCGTGCGCCAGGTCGAGCTGCCGCAGATCACCGCCGAGCTGGTCCGCATCCCCGAAGTCGTGCAGGCGCACGGCCTGAGCGGTCAGATCGATCTGCTGGTGCGCGTGGCCTGTCTCGACACCCAGCATCTCTTCGAGACGGATGCCCGCATCCTGGCGATCGACGGCGTCGAGCGGACGGAGACCTCTCTCGTCATGGGCGAGGTCATCCCCCACCGCGTCGCTCCGCTCATGGACCTGGCGCGGGAGCGGTAGCGGCGTCCGCCGCGGACGTCGAGTCGGCGCGGACCAGCACGACGCCCACGAGGATCAGCGCTCCCCCGAGGAATTGGATGGGCGCGGGCGTCTCGCCGAGAAGCAGGCAGGCGAATCCGAGCGCGAAGAGCACCTCCGAGAGGCCGACGAACGAGGCCACGCGGGACCCGAGGCGCGGAATCGCCATGACGCCGAGCGCATAGCCGAGGGTCGTGCCGACCGCGGCCACCCACGTCATCGGCACGAACCACGGCACCTCGAGCCCGGAGAGCGCGACGGTTGCCGCCGGGGCGCGGAACGGCATGACGCCGATCGCGCAGAGGACGCCCATGGCCGCCGCACCCGTCAGGAGTCCTCCCGCCGCGAGAGCGAGCGGCGGCAGGCCGGCGCCCGCCCGCTCGGACGCGACGAAGTACACGCACACGCAGACGGCCGCGGCAAGGGCGAGAAGCGTGCCGACGAGGTCGAAGGACGCGCCGACGACGTTCACGACGAGGACGAGGCCCACCACCGCGACCACGGACCCCCACAGGACGAGCGCCGAGGGAGCGCGCCGGGTGCGCAGCCACGTGAAGGCGACCAGCAGCACGGGAGCGAGGTACTGGATGAGCAGGGCGACGGCCACCGGCATCCGCTGCATCGCCGAGAAGAAGAAGAGCTGACAGCCGAGGACCGGCACCAGCCCGAACAGGACGATCAATCCGCCGTGGCGGCGGAGGAAGCCGGGCTGCCGCCGGAGCGCGCGGATCAGCGCCGGCGAGAGGATCAGCCCGGAGACCCCCATGCGGACCAGCAGGGCGGCCCCGAGCGACCAGCCCGCCTCCAGAAGCGGCTTGACCAGCGGACCGCTCGACGAGAACGCCAGGGCGGACCCGATTCCGAGCAGCAGCCCGGTCGTCCGCACGCGCGCACGACTCCGTTCGCCCGCAGCGGCGACGGGAGGGAGGGAGGCGGTCGAAACGGTCATGGGCGGCATCCGACTGTCAGGGGTGAACGTTGTCTACACTGGTGACACTATCGATCGAGGATGTCAGGAGTCAACGTGGTGTTCATCCATGACACGCGTCAGTCGCTCACGGCTGCCGTTCACCTCGTCAACACGCTGCCCGGGATCGATCGCGACGACACGCTGCGCACGCTCGGGGACCTCGATGCGTATCTCGCGGTGAACCCGTTCACGGGGATGCTGCGACGGGATGCGTCCGAGCTCGCCGCCGTGCGCAGCATCCGCCCGCGACTGCGCGCGCTCTGGGACGTCGACCGTGACGGCGCGGTGCCGCTCGTCAACGAGATGCTCCGCGACGGCAAGGCGCTCCCCCAGCTGACGATCCACGACGGCTACGACTGGCACATCCACGCGACGGCCGACGACTCGCCTCTGCAGACCCGCATCCTCGTGGAGGCCGCCATGGCGTTCGTGGACGTGATCCGGTCCGACGAGTACGACCGCGTGCGGGTGTGCTCGGCCGATGACTGCGACGCGGTGTACGTCGACTACTCGAAGAACGGATCCAAGCGCTACTGCGACACCGGCAATTGCGGCAACCGGATGAACGTCAACGCGTACCGCCGTCGGAAGGCGCAAGAAACCGCGTGATGGCGGCCGCCGCCGCCTGCGGCGTCTCGTAGTGGATGAGATGCCCGACGTCGGCGATCTCGACCAGCTGCGCGTCGGGGAACATCGCGACGAGCCGGCGCTCCGCCTCGATGGGCGTGATGTCGTCCTTCTGCGCAGCGACCAGCAGGGTCGGCTGCGCGATGAGCGGCGCGAACTCGCGCACGTCGTGCGACACGGATGCCACGAACGCATCGTGCAGCACATCCCGGTCGGCGAAGCGCGAGAAGTACGTGTCGTGCTGATCGTGCACGAAACGCCGCAGCTCGGGCTCGCGCGTCTTCGCCATCGACTCGCTCATGCCGCGCACGATCAGCGGGCTGCGCAGCAGCGCCTCGCCTGCGGGCCGCGGCAGTCGCGCCCCTGCCCAGTAGTAGAAGACCGCGAGTCGCGTCAGCACGCCACGCGGTCCCTCGAGCGCCGGCGCTCCGATCGGGTTCACGAGGATCAGGCGGTCGGTCGGCAGCCCCCAGGCGACGGCGGCGGCCGCGACGATCGAGCCGAAGCTGTGGCCCAGGACGACGGCTCCCGGGGCGACCGCCGCGACGAAGGCCGTGAGCCACTCGGCGTAGGTGTCGAGCGTGTGGCGGCGGCCCGGAAGCGGCGCCGATTCGCCGAAGCCGGGGAGGTCGGGTGAGACGATCCGGATGCCGGGCAGGTGGGCGACCACCGGCTCGAGTCCGTGGTGCTCTCCGCGGAAACCGTGCACGGCGACGATGGTGGTCCCGGCATCGGCGGGACCGTAGACCCAGTAGGCCGTCGTGCCCGCGCACACCTCGACCTCGCGCCGCTCGACCGGGATCTCGGCGAGTCGGGCGGCGTACGGGTTCACGGCGGGCACCCGTCGAGTCTACGAGCCGCCGCCGGCGCGCCGGACGGTCGCTGTCGGAGGCCACCCATACCGTGGGCGGCATGCACGACGGCCCGCCGCTCTTCGAGATGGACGCTCCGGAATGGGCGTACGGCGTCGGCGTGTTCGACCTGGAGACCACCGGCATCGACGTCGAGCGGGATCGCATCGTGACCGCGCATGTGGGTGTGCTCGGCCCGGACGGCGCGGTGCGGCGGTCACGGGCATGGATGGCGGACCCCGGAGTGGAGATCCCGGCCGAGGCCAGCGCCGTGCACGGCATCTCGAGCGCGCAGGCGCGCGCACAGGGGCGACCCGCTGCCGAGGTCGTGGCGGAGGTCGTCGACACGCTCCGAGCGGTGTTCGCCGCCGGATATCCGGTGGTCGCCTACAACGCGCCGTTCGACTTCTCGATGCTGCGCCATGAGGCCGTGCGTCACGGCGTCGAGCCGATCGACCGGCCCTCGCCCGTCATCGACCCGCTCGTGCTCGACAAGTTCATGGACCGCTATCGCCCCGGCAGGCGCACGCTCTCCGTGGTGGCGGAGCACTACCGCGTGGTGCTCGCGGACGCCCACGACGCATCCGCCGACGCCGTCGCCGCCGGCCGCGTCGCTCTGGCCCTCGCGGAGCGCTTCGGCCCTTCGCTCCCCCGCACCGCCGGGGAGCTGCACACCCGGCAGATCTCGTGGGCGCGCCTCCAGGCGGAGAGCCTCACGGAGTACTTCGTCCGGATCGGGCGCATCGACCCGGAGGAGCGCCTCGACGGCCGCTGGCCGATCCGATGAGCCGGCACGGCTCTGCATCCGTGGCCGCTGCCACCTCCGGCGACGACGAAGGCCCCGCCGGGGCGGGGCCTTCGGAACGTGCGGGGCTCGATTACTTCGAGGAGCCGCCGCCGAAGTTCTTGAAGCGCTGGTTGAACTTCTCGACGCGGCCGGCCGAGTCGAGGATGCGCTGCTTGCCCGTGTAGAACGGGTGCGAGGCGGACGAGATCTCGACGTCGATGACGGGGTACTCGGCGCCTTCGAACTCGATGGTCTTGTCGCTCGAGACAGTGGAGCGCGTGAGGAACAGCTCGCCCGAGCCGAGATCGCGGAACACGACGGCCTGGTAGTTCGGGTGGATGTCAGTCTTCATGGGAAGTCCTTCAAAGTGTGGTGCCCTGGATTTTGCCAGGGCGGACGAAGTCTGCGGTGCGAGCGCACCAAGGATCGAGTCTACCAGCAACACGGTCCGCCCGAGGAATCGGGGCGGGCGCCGTCGTCAGGCCGCGGCGCGCGCGGCGAAGCGGCCGTCCGCCTCGGTGAGCACGATCGGCATCCCGAACGTCTCGGTGAGGTTGTCGGAGGTCAGGGTGCCGGCGAGCGGGCCCGATGCCACGGCCTGGCCGTCGCGCAGCAGCAGCACGTGTGTGAAGCCGACGGGGATCTCCTCCACGTGGTGCGTGACCATGATCATCGCCGGGGTCGTCGGCGCCTGGGCGTAGCCGCTGAGCAGGGCGAGCAGCTCTTCGCGCGCGCCCAGATCGAGACTCGCGCTCGGCTCGTCGAGGAGAAGGAGCTCGGGGTCGGTCATGACCGCGCGCGCGATCTGGACCCGCTTCTGCTCGCCGTCGGACAGCGTGCCGAAGGTGCGGTCGGCGAGATGGTCGAGATGCCACTCGGCGAGCACGCGCAAGGCGCGACGCTCGTCGATGTCGTCGTAGTCCTCGCGCCAGCGGCCGAGGACCGAGTAGGCGGCCGTCATGACGACGTTCAGCACCGTCTCCTCGGGCGGCACCTGGCGCGCCATGGCGGTCGAGGCGAAGCCGATGCGCGGACGCAGCTCGAACACGTCGCTGCGGCCCAGCTGCTCGCCGAGGATGCGGACGATGCCCGACGTCGGATGCATCAGGGTGTCGGCGAGCTGCAGGAGCGTCGTCTTGCCCGCGCCGTTCGGCCCGAGGATCACCCAGCGCTCGTCGTCCCGCACAGTCCACGAGAGGTGGTCGACGATGTCACGGGAACTGCGGCGGACGACGACGTCGGAGAACTCGAGGACCTCAGGCATCTGCCCAGCCTATCGAGACTCGGCGGCGACCTCCGCGTACAGTGCGGCCGTCTGGGCGGCGATGGCGGCCCAGCTGAAGTCCTCGGTGGCGCGAGCCCGACCGGCCGCGCCGTAGGCGGCCGCCCGCTCCGGATCCGTCGCCACCTCGGTCAGCACGCGGGCGAGGTCGGCGACGAAGGCGTCCGGATCGATGGGCGTGCCGCTGCCGTCCTGCACCTGGTCGATCGGCACCAGCCGGCCCGTCACGCCGTCGCTGACGACCTCGGGGATGCCGCCTGTCGCGGTTCCGACCACGGCCGCGCCGCACGCCATCGCCTCGAGGTTCACGATGCCGAGCGGCTCGTAGATCGACGGACAGACGAAGGTCGTCGCTGCGGCCAGGATCGTGCAGAGCTCGGGCCTTGACAGCATCCTGTCGATCCAGACCACGCCATCGCGCGTCTCCTGCAGTCCCTGGACGAGACCCTGCACCTCCGCCATGATCTCGGGCGTGTCCGGCGCGCCGGCGCACAGCACGAGCTGCACCTCCGGCGGCAGCAGGGCCGCAGCGCGCAGGAGATACGGCAGACCCTTCTGGCGGGTGATGCGGCCCACGAAGACGATGGACGGACGGCTCGGATCGATGCCCTGCTCAGCCAGGTACCCCGGGTCGTCGACGGGATGCCACGCCTCGACGTCGATGCCGTTGTAGATGACCCGCACCTTGGCGGGATCGAGCGAGGGGTAGCTGCGGAGGATGTCTCGTCGCATCCCGTCGCTGACCGCCACGACCGCAGCGGCACCTTCGTACGCCGTCTTCTCGATGTAGCTCGACACGCGGTACCCGCCGCCGAGCTGCTCCGCCTTCCACGGCCGCAGCGGCTCCAGGCTGTGGGCGGTGACGATGTGCGGGATGCCGTACAGGAGCGACGAGAGGTGACCCGCGAAGTTCGCGTACCACGTGTGGCTGTGCACGACGTCGGCCCCCGCCACGTCGGGGACGATCTCGAGGTCCGTGCCGAGCGTCTGGATGGCGCCGTTCGCACCCGCGAGCCCCGGTGGGACGCCGTGCGAGGTGGTGCCCTCCTCGTCGCGTTCGGCGCC
This genomic window contains:
- a CDS encoding SACE_7040 family transcriptional regulator — translated: MPRGATERRRAKSDRQAALVREAARLFADRGFSGVSLEDLGAAVGVSGPAVYRHFANKQALLGAILIGVSEGLRDGGRAVVAQHDEARRQLDALVDFHVDFALDEPDVIRVQDRDLASLSDRDRSQVRHLQREYIDTWIGVLREVHPGRSEGDLRVRAHACFGLINSTPYSLRASRAASVDDAVVRDVLHDMAIAALSA
- a CDS encoding dihydrolipoamide acetyltransferase family protein → MSQDFRLPDLGEGLPEAELVQWLVAPGDTVSLNQTIAEVETAKAVVELPSPYAGTVGALHAAPGDVFAVGDVVITIDTGEDAPAEAAPAHAEAAEPAEAEKAVPNLVGYGAAPRAGGRPQRRARGARAASGPDTAVLEAAPHDAMPRREAPEPVMERPRSTPPVRKLAKDLGVDLALVEASGVTGIITRADVEAYAARMTAPQAIPAIASEPDVVTSVGARPRETRTPIRGVRRATADAMVRSAFTAPQASTFLAVDVTATTELVASLAADRSLEGHRVGIMAIAAKAVCLALGATPSVNSRWDEQAGEIVEFGYVNLGIAAATERGLVVPTIRDAEQLTLVGLADAIRDLAATARAGRTTPASMLGGTFTITNVGVFGVDGGTPIVNPGEAAILALGAVRRQPWEHRGEIALRDVMTLSLSFDHRLVDGEQAARFLRDVAGVLREPGRAMLLR
- a CDS encoding alpha-ketoacid dehydrogenase subunit beta; translation: MTQLTMAKALNEGLRRAMRDDDRVLLMGEDIGKLGGVFRITDGLQSEFGAARVVDTPLAESGIVGTAVGLAYRGFRPVVEIQFDGFVYPAFDQIVSQVAKLHYRTAGRVRMPITIRIPWAGGVGAAEHHSESPEAYFVHTSGLRVVAVSNPQDAFTVLRQAIASDDPVVFFEPKRLYHTKGEVDLESPLADAAPMGLARVAREGRDVTILTYGAQVQTALDAATAAEDEGTSIEVIDLRSLSPVDYRTVTASVRKTGRVVVTHEAAREAGVGAELIASVTERCFNYLESAPVRVTGHDIPYPPAKLEKYHLPDLDRILDAVDRVMDRPNSLSPVESASPEAADRAAAVDGGVGA
- the pdhA gene encoding pyruvate dehydrogenase (acetyl-transferring) E1 component subunit alpha yields the protein MEVTTMVHTLTPAAELGADIDDVARLLTADGERIADSVLDPWIADVDAAQLQALYRDMVVLRRIDAEGVALQRQGQLGLWAPCSGQEATQIGTARGLRADDFTFPSYREIGVVYARGARPSDFVLSWRGEAHSTLEPETMHSAVPQIIIGAQTLHAVGYGMGIQRDGADQVAVTYFGDGASSQGDVNEAMVFAASFGAPVVFVCTNNQYAISEPVRVQAAAPIAGRAPGFGIPSMRVDGNDVLACLAAMRWAAAHARSGAGPAFIEAVTYRMGPHTTSDDPTRYRDAAELERWRARDPLTRVEAYLRSRGEFGDEFAASVQAAADDMAAQVRAACLGAVTKPAMSVFDNVYAEPHTGIAEQIADFSAYLDGFAEAEGEVAR
- a CDS encoding Lrp/AsnC family transcriptional regulator, with protein sequence MSNLDRVDLELLSALSADHRATVVALADRLGLSRNTVQARMARLEREGAFLSFERAVSTKALGFPIEAFIHVTVRQVELPQITAELVRIPEVVQAHGLSGQIDLLVRVACLDTQHLFETDARILAIDGVERTETSLVMGEVIPHRVAPLMDLARER
- a CDS encoding EamA family transporter; translated protein: MTVSTASLPPVAAAGERSRARVRTTGLLLGIGSALAFSSSGPLVKPLLEAGWSLGAALLVRMGVSGLILSPALIRALRRQPGFLRRHGGLIVLFGLVPVLGCQLFFFSAMQRMPVAVALLIQYLAPVLLVAFTWLRTRRAPSALVLWGSVVAVVGLVLVVNVVGASFDLVGTLLALAAAVCVCVYFVASERAGAGLPPLALAAGGLLTGAAAMGVLCAIGVMPFRAPAATVALSGLEVPWFVPMTWVAAVGTTLGYALGVMAIPRLGSRVASFVGLSEVLFALGFACLLLGETPAPIQFLGGALILVGVVLVRADSTSAADAATAPAPGP
- a CDS encoding CGNR zinc finger domain-containing protein; protein product: MVFIHDTRQSLTAAVHLVNTLPGIDRDDTLRTLGDLDAYLAVNPFTGMLRRDASELAAVRSIRPRLRALWDVDRDGAVPLVNEMLRDGKALPQLTIHDGYDWHIHATADDSPLQTRILVEAAMAFVDVIRSDEYDRVRVCSADDCDAVYVDYSKNGSKRYCDTGNCGNRMNVNAYRRRKAQETA
- a CDS encoding alpha/beta fold hydrolase, with the translated sequence MPAVNPYAARLAEIPVERREVEVCAGTTAYWVYGPADAGTTIVAVHGFRGEHHGLEPVVAHLPGIRIVSPDLPGFGESAPLPGRRHTLDTYAEWLTAFVAAVAPGAVVLGHSFGSIVAAAAVAWGLPTDRLILVNPIGAPALEGPRGVLTRLAVFYYWAGARLPRPAGEALLRSPLIVRGMSESMAKTREPELRRFVHDQHDTYFSRFADRDVLHDAFVASVSHDVREFAPLIAQPTLLVAAQKDDITPIEAERRLVAMFPDAQLVEIADVGHLIHYETPQAAAAAITRFLAPSDGGTR
- a CDS encoding exonuclease domain-containing protein; the protein is MHDGPPLFEMDAPEWAYGVGVFDLETTGIDVERDRIVTAHVGVLGPDGAVRRSRAWMADPGVEIPAEASAVHGISSAQARAQGRPAAEVVAEVVDTLRAVFAAGYPVVAYNAPFDFSMLRHEAVRHGVEPIDRPSPVIDPLVLDKFMDRYRPGRRTLSVVAEHYRVVLADAHDASADAVAAGRVALALAERFGPSLPRTAGELHTRQISWARLQAESLTEYFVRIGRIDPEERLDGRWPIR
- a CDS encoding type B 50S ribosomal protein L31, with product MKTDIHPNYQAVVFRDLGSGELFLTRSTVSSDKTIEFEGAEYPVIDVEISSASHPFYTGKQRILDSAGRVEKFNQRFKNFGGGSSK
- a CDS encoding ABC transporter ATP-binding protein, whose translation is MPEVLEFSDVVVRRSSRDIVDHLSWTVRDDERWVILGPNGAGKTTLLQLADTLMHPTSGIVRILGEQLGRSDVFELRPRIGFASTAMARQVPPEETVLNVVMTAAYSVLGRWREDYDDIDERRALRVLAEWHLDHLADRTFGTLSDGEQKRVQIARAVMTDPELLLLDEPSASLDLGAREELLALLSGYAQAPTTPAMIMVTHHVEEIPVGFTHVLLLRDGQAVASGPLAGTLTSDNLTETFGMPIVLTEADGRFAARAAA
- the glgA gene encoding glycogen synthase; translation: MRVDIVTKEYPPEIYGGAGVHAAELVKALRVEDGLDVRVHAFGAERDEEGTTSHGVPPGLAGANGAIQTLGTDLEIVPDVAGADVVHSHTWYANFAGHLSSLLYGIPHIVTAHSLEPLRPWKAEQLGGGYRVSSYIEKTAYEGAAAVVAVSDGMRRDILRSYPSLDPAKVRVIYNGIDVEAWHPVDDPGYLAEQGIDPSRPSIVFVGRITRQKGLPYLLRAAALLPPEVQLVLCAGAPDTPEIMAEVQGLVQGLQETRDGVVWIDRMLSRPELCTILAAATTFVCPSIYEPLGIVNLEAMACGAAVVGTATGGIPEVVSDGVTGRLVPIDQVQDGSGTPIDPDAFVADLARVLTEVATDPERAAAYGAAGRARATEDFSWAAIAAQTAALYAEVAAESR